The following are from one region of the candidate division KSB1 bacterium genome:
- a CDS encoding phospholipid carrier-dependent glycosyltransferase, whose amino-acid sequence MMKNSHLHTQPAAFRESRRMDLGLGLLLVALAAALRFWQLTSLGLTHFDEGSYAMTGRWLATFGREGWIFQSGHAPGLFPTLVGICFLLFGVHDYAAIGVSAGTGSLTAGVIYAIGRCWFNRATALLAALFLATAEYHLIYSRLALTDATFTLLFWASLGFLFLGLRENRRRWFISGGVLTGLCWNTKYHGFFPLLLVGAWLVVQAWYRFVRRQQPVIIAEHWRHLGLAAVLAGLLYLPWFLFVQFSVGYGAVLQSQLAHSFGQAALLVTPPRTLYFYLSHWLTPALLLAAVAGALDVLLRRDRSGLFLLLALLLFTAATLFYLSFPRLLLPVVPGVCLLAALGVQAPARLLRRRNHLLKAALATIMLVMNSRAALPVLALRTDGYRRAADYLAGVRLPVLTQMSKNFYFYENRPSFELRRRQPAALDSLLRQAGHAVLAVDPIVQRFPELVQWLAKWRPHLSRVHEIPLMMYEPVYYQGFDPTRLAHLPPVIAPFRPGGAKIEIYEWKNER is encoded by the coding sequence ATGATGAAGAACAGCCACCTCCACACCCAGCCGGCCGCCTTCCGGGAAAGCCGGCGCATGGATCTTGGCCTCGGCTTGCTGCTCGTTGCTTTGGCCGCCGCCCTGCGCTTCTGGCAGCTCACCAGCCTGGGCCTCACCCATTTCGACGAAGGCTCTTACGCCATGACCGGCCGCTGGCTCGCCACCTTCGGCAGAGAGGGCTGGATTTTTCAATCCGGGCACGCGCCCGGTTTGTTTCCCACGCTGGTGGGAATCTGCTTTCTGCTGTTCGGGGTGCACGATTACGCCGCCATCGGCGTCTCCGCCGGCACCGGCAGCCTGACCGCGGGGGTGATCTATGCCATTGGCCGCTGCTGGTTCAACCGCGCCACCGCACTGCTCGCGGCGCTGTTCCTGGCCACCGCCGAGTATCATCTCATCTACTCGCGCCTGGCGCTGACCGATGCCACGTTCACGCTGCTGTTTTGGGCGAGTCTGGGATTTCTGTTCCTTGGCCTCAGGGAAAATCGCCGGCGCTGGTTCATCAGTGGCGGGGTGCTCACCGGGTTGTGCTGGAACACCAAGTATCACGGCTTTTTTCCGCTGCTGCTTGTCGGGGCCTGGCTCGTGGTGCAGGCGTGGTATCGTTTTGTGCGCCGACAACAGCCGGTGATTATCGCGGAACACTGGCGCCACCTCGGTCTGGCCGCGGTGCTTGCCGGCCTGCTGTATTTGCCCTGGTTCCTGTTCGTGCAGTTTTCGGTGGGCTACGGCGCCGTCCTGCAGTCGCAACTGGCGCATTCCTTCGGACAGGCCGCGCTGCTGGTGACGCCACCCCGCACGCTCTATTTTTATCTCAGCCATTGGCTCACCCCGGCATTGTTGCTGGCGGCCGTGGCCGGCGCGCTGGACGTGCTGCTGCGCCGCGATCGCAGCGGCTTGTTTCTCCTGCTGGCGCTGCTGCTGTTCACAGCCGCCACGCTTTTCTACCTGAGTTTTCCACGGCTGTTGTTGCCGGTGGTGCCGGGAGTGTGCCTGCTGGCGGCACTCGGCGTGCAGGCACCGGCACGTCTCCTCCGCCGTCGCAATCATTTGCTCAAGGCTGCGCTCGCCACCATCATGCTGGTGATGAACAGCCGGGCTGCACTGCCGGTGCTGGCATTGCGCACCGACGGATATCGCCGGGCGGCCGATTACCTGGCGGGCGTCCGCCTGCCGGTGCTGACCCAGATGAGCAAAAATTTCTATTTCTATGAGAACCGGCCATCATTCGAGCTGCGCCGCCGGCAACCTGCGGCGCTTGATTCGTTGCTCCGGCAGGCTGGGCATGCGGTGCTTGCGGTGGATCCCATCGTGCAGCGTTTTCCGGAGCTGGTGCAATGGCTGGCAAAGTGGCGTCCGCACCTCTCACGGGTGCACGAGATTCCCCTAATGATGTATGAGCCGGTTTATTATCAGGGCTTCGATCCCACCCGCCTGGCACACCTGCCACCGGTGATTGCACCGTTTCGCCCCGGCGGGGCGAAGATTGAGATTTACGAATGGAAGAATGAACGTTGA
- a CDS encoding CHAT domain-containing protein: MPDDPHAALRTLLLGEPPYQRPGAPEPELLGELAPVLPPEVLAQAVNTITGIGFMPETERLAALAVLLQRAYELGDRALLATELVRFPRVVPHLSSSLLEPAFAAVREADLTNLYRGEADRALALALLADRLPGTPFLQSLAQAALTLAKQTNLDSDRQEALVIMLSRVPAPLPPGEANALLAVARAMSEERWRSLALAALLPHFSEPEKSSLVSESLQAARMISWSPARHAALLELALHAPGPLQAQIEQEARSQGSSEEYLQALALIAEHAGPTLHQTLRLRVPAAGLPEAGTLRHFLPLLPFCATAQITAALGCLRDLWQSEQEVILSRLLPHLDESQLQQALAFVPHWQAPEVTRARLLLRMAPRFSPALAAESREIANGFTTPWWQYRVLAALRPHLAAEGRAALPAEVAVVSAEHWHVLFAQMPEEQRRQLVLEMIAAIWDHYGGAAAAAPPPKNGGSSDQTPLEKSLPAAPPAAAPPRHEPLPPDSEVDRDHPYAPMPPAEPSRKSKRSWSWPGVFKPKISKRESGAGEHPRGVPPAEDRFHPARDRGVGSGDDLEGVAPDDTLSFEPGAESAPSPRPTVNTGFAGLENAALPLPPQQPLLPKQSCYFWFEVSRERIVGAIDLQPTALPVEHLPKAARLKVALFAFESEIELTAGGDVGELQLQQDGMAAVTRPAAQPAGIPAAWLQRRLFFLVKMPARAGRFHLRCNIYCEQVLVQSHLVTVEVAARLQRLLRRRMPPALQTRVDFTLSRNLDVARLEHLQPHRLSVMLNDNGNGTHGFRFFGGEGNVAFKGDASLPGQELQNLITKAREALRLAAWGDSEPWQSGKQFKYNGGGGLEQLKGDLIKFAKRGYRFYDVVINRLAGGKEKARALQELMRKPGLVQIANKDSLRHLLPVAMLYDYDFDTTAPVDAYQLCPAFLQALSQAGLLSECDCFQGACPSRGQPLVICPSGFWGYRHNLGMPPSLTGTPVDAATEIRYQQAPTLVVAVSTDVNFKLRPQHEARLQTLYPGLAWHHALSREEAVTLIREVDSQVVYFYCHGGFDAGEDVPYLQVGDPAQRQYITRDYLRSKLRDLPAGKPQPLVFLNGCHTTALEPEIALDLVSGFVENARAAGVIGTEITIYEALACSFAEECLRHFLDGVAIGEAVRRGRLKLLQQGNPLGLVYVPYVVASLKLVKAA; the protein is encoded by the coding sequence ATGCCTGACGATCCGCACGCCGCCCTGCGCACATTGTTGCTGGGTGAGCCGCCCTATCAGCGGCCGGGTGCGCCCGAGCCGGAGCTGCTGGGTGAACTGGCGCCGGTGTTGCCGCCGGAAGTACTCGCCCAGGCCGTCAACACCATCACCGGCATCGGCTTCATGCCGGAGACCGAGCGGCTGGCGGCATTGGCCGTCTTGTTGCAGCGCGCCTACGAGTTGGGCGATCGTGCGCTGCTGGCCACCGAGCTGGTGCGCTTTCCCCGCGTCGTGCCGCATCTCTCCTCTTCGCTGCTGGAGCCGGCCTTTGCGGCCGTGCGCGAAGCTGACCTCACCAACCTCTATCGCGGTGAAGCGGATCGTGCCCTTGCCCTCGCGTTGCTGGCCGACCGCCTGCCAGGGACACCCTTTCTGCAATCTCTCGCACAAGCAGCTTTGACGCTGGCAAAGCAGACCAATCTCGACAGCGACCGGCAAGAAGCGCTGGTGATCATGCTCAGCCGCGTGCCGGCGCCGCTGCCGCCGGGCGAAGCCAATGCTCTGCTGGCGGTGGCGCGCGCGATGAGCGAGGAACGCTGGCGCAGCCTGGCACTGGCGGCGTTGCTGCCCCATTTCTCCGAACCGGAAAAGAGCAGCCTCGTCAGCGAGAGCCTGCAAGCGGCACGGATGATTTCCTGGAGTCCGGCGCGACATGCCGCTTTGCTTGAACTGGCGCTTCACGCACCCGGCCCGCTGCAAGCGCAAATCGAGCAGGAAGCGCGCAGCCAGGGATCGTCCGAGGAATACTTGCAGGCGCTGGCGCTGATCGCAGAACATGCCGGCCCGACGTTGCACCAGACCCTGCGCCTGCGCGTGCCAGCGGCCGGCCTGCCCGAGGCAGGCACACTGCGCCACTTTCTGCCGTTGCTGCCGTTCTGCGCGACTGCACAGATCACGGCAGCTCTCGGGTGCTTGCGAGATTTGTGGCAATCCGAGCAGGAAGTGATTTTGAGCCGGCTGTTGCCGCATCTCGATGAATCGCAATTGCAGCAGGCACTGGCCTTCGTGCCACACTGGCAGGCACCGGAGGTGACGCGCGCGCGGCTTTTGTTGCGAATGGCGCCCCGGTTTTCGCCGGCGCTCGCAGCCGAATCCCGTGAAATCGCAAACGGCTTCACGACACCATGGTGGCAGTATCGTGTGCTGGCGGCCTTGCGGCCTCATTTGGCGGCGGAGGGGCGCGCAGCCCTTCCGGCAGAAGTGGCGGTGGTTTCGGCAGAACATTGGCACGTTCTGTTTGCGCAGATGCCGGAGGAGCAACGCCGGCAACTCGTGCTTGAGATGATCGCCGCGATTTGGGATCACTATGGCGGGGCTGCCGCTGCCGCACCCCCGCCGAAGAATGGCGGCTCGTCGGATCAAACACCGCTCGAAAAGTCACTGCCCGCGGCACCTCCGGCTGCTGCGCCACCGCGGCATGAACCGCTTCCACCTGACAGCGAGGTTGATCGGGATCATCCTTACGCGCCAATGCCGCCGGCAGAGCCGTCGCGCAAGTCCAAGCGTTCATGGTCATGGCCCGGAGTATTCAAGCCCAAGATCAGCAAAAGGGAAAGTGGCGCGGGCGAGCACCCTCGTGGTGTACCGCCTGCGGAGGATCGCTTCCACCCGGCCCGCGATCGCGGCGTCGGCAGTGGCGATGATCTCGAGGGTGTGGCGCCGGACGACACGCTCTCTTTCGAGCCGGGGGCCGAGTCGGCGCCCTCGCCTCGGCCCACGGTGAATACCGGCTTTGCGGGTTTGGAAAATGCCGCCCTTCCCCTTCCCCCACAGCAGCCCCTGCTGCCGAAACAGTCCTGCTATTTTTGGTTTGAAGTGAGCCGGGAGCGCATCGTGGGCGCGATCGACCTGCAACCCACGGCTCTGCCGGTGGAACATCTGCCCAAAGCAGCGCGCCTCAAAGTCGCCCTGTTCGCCTTTGAAAGCGAAATTGAGTTGACGGCCGGCGGGGACGTCGGTGAACTGCAATTGCAGCAGGATGGAATGGCGGCGGTCACCCGGCCGGCGGCGCAACCCGCCGGCATCCCGGCGGCATGGTTGCAGCGGCGGCTGTTCTTTTTGGTGAAGATGCCTGCGCGCGCCGGCCGCTTTCACCTGCGCTGCAATATTTACTGCGAACAGGTGCTGGTGCAATCGCATCTCGTGACCGTGGAGGTGGCGGCGCGACTGCAACGGCTGCTGCGCCGGCGCATGCCGCCTGCCCTGCAGACCCGCGTGGATTTCACGCTCAGCAGGAACCTCGACGTGGCGCGGCTGGAGCACTTGCAGCCGCATCGCCTGAGTGTGATGCTCAACGACAACGGCAACGGCACGCATGGCTTTCGCTTTTTCGGTGGCGAGGGCAATGTCGCGTTCAAGGGGGACGCCAGCCTCCCCGGCCAGGAGTTGCAAAACCTCATCACCAAAGCGCGCGAAGCGCTGCGCCTGGCGGCTTGGGGTGACAGCGAGCCGTGGCAGTCCGGCAAGCAGTTCAAGTACAACGGCGGCGGCGGGCTCGAACAGCTCAAGGGGGACCTGATCAAATTCGCCAAGCGCGGCTACCGCTTTTATGATGTGGTGATCAATCGTCTCGCCGGCGGCAAAGAGAAAGCGCGGGCGTTGCAGGAACTCATGCGCAAGCCCGGTCTGGTGCAAATCGCCAACAAGGACTCGCTTCGCCATCTCCTGCCGGTGGCAATGCTGTATGATTATGATTTCGACACCACCGCGCCGGTCGATGCCTACCAGCTCTGTCCGGCCTTTCTGCAAGCCCTGTCGCAGGCCGGGCTGCTCTCAGAATGTGATTGCTTCCAGGGCGCGTGTCCCAGCCGCGGCCAGCCGCTGGTGATTTGTCCCAGCGGTTTTTGGGGCTATCGCCACAACCTCGGCATGCCACCTTCGCTCACCGGCACGCCGGTGGACGCCGCCACGGAGATTCGCTACCAACAAGCGCCGACACTGGTGGTCGCGGTTTCGACCGATGTCAACTTTAAGCTGCGGCCGCAGCACGAAGCCCGGCTGCAGACGCTGTATCCGGGCCTGGCGTGGCATCATGCCCTCAGCCGCGAGGAAGCGGTGACGCTGATCCGAGAGGTCGATTCGCAGGTGGTGTATTTTTATTGTCACGGCGGCTTCGATGCCGGGGAAGATGTTCCCTATCTGCAGGTGGGCGATCCCGCGCAGCGGCAATACATCACCCGGGATTATTTGCGCAGCAAGCTTCGCGACCTGCCGGCGGGCAAGCCGCAGCCGCTGGTGTTCCTCAACGGCTGCCATACCACCGCGCTGGAGCCGGAAATCGCGCTGGATTTGGTCAGCGGCTTCGTGGAGAATGCCCGTGCCGCGGGCGTGATCGGCACCGAGATCACGATCTATGAGGCGCTGGCGTGCAGCTTTGCGGAGGAATGCCTGCGCCATTTTCTCGACGGGGTTGCCATTGGCGAGGCGGTGCGCCGCGGCCGGTTGAAGCTGTTGCAGCAAGGCAATCCTCTCGGTCTGGTTTATGTTCCCTACGTGGTCGCCAGCCTGAAGTTGGTCAAAGCGGCATGA
- a CDS encoding B12-binding domain-containing radical SAM protein yields the protein MDLLLCHGYFLQDDAREREIMKPYPPLGLLYLCAYLKQRDFAVEIFDGTFAARQDFVQLLAAKQPAVVGLYANLMTKGNVLAMIQQAKQHHCAVIVGGPDPPCYAEEYLDCGADIVVIGEGEQTLEELLPILLAGSRDQLVRVAGIVFRDEHGRVQRTPARPLLPDLDLLPLPDRGAIALHQYVDAWRTHHGTGAVSLITSRGCPYSCTWCSHSVFGKSLRKRSPHLCAEEVELLRATYHPDLLWYADDVFNINHKWLFEYAAELRRRAIKLPFECICRADRLNEDIVALLAAMGCFRVWLGSESGSQRLLDQMKRGVKAEQVQAMTRLARRYGLETGMFLMWGFEDENEDDIAATIDHVKKASPDLVLTTVSYPIKGTEYYQRMAGQNLIVSNGKWRESSDRDHRIRGRHSRRYYDFASRWLYGELAMQRLRENGGGSWLARARAAVQAKIGKLGMVWTAHEREA from the coding sequence ATGGACCTTCTTCTCTGTCACGGCTATTTTCTGCAGGACGATGCCCGGGAGCGGGAAATCATGAAACCCTACCCGCCACTGGGGCTGCTCTACCTTTGCGCGTATCTCAAGCAAAGGGATTTTGCCGTGGAAATTTTCGATGGCACTTTCGCAGCCAGGCAGGACTTCGTGCAACTGCTGGCAGCGAAGCAGCCGGCCGTGGTCGGCCTCTATGCCAATCTCATGACAAAAGGCAACGTCCTGGCGATGATCCAGCAGGCGAAGCAGCACCACTGCGCGGTGATCGTTGGCGGACCAGATCCGCCCTGCTATGCCGAGGAATATCTCGACTGCGGCGCGGATATTGTCGTCATCGGCGAGGGCGAGCAAACGCTGGAAGAACTGCTCCCCATTCTGCTGGCGGGGAGCAGGGATCAACTCGTGCGGGTCGCCGGCATCGTCTTCCGCGACGAGCATGGCCGGGTGCAGCGCACACCGGCGCGTCCGCTGCTGCCCGATCTCGATCTTCTGCCCCTGCCCGACCGCGGCGCCATTGCCCTGCACCAATACGTTGATGCCTGGCGCACACATCATGGCACGGGCGCAGTATCGTTGATCACCAGCCGCGGCTGCCCCTACTCCTGCACCTGGTGCAGTCACTCGGTGTTCGGCAAATCGCTGCGCAAGCGCAGCCCGCACTTGTGCGCCGAAGAAGTCGAGCTGTTGCGCGCAACCTATCACCCCGACCTGCTGTGGTATGCCGATGATGTTTTCAACATCAACCACAAATGGCTGTTCGAATATGCCGCGGAATTGCGGCGCCGGGCGATCAAGCTGCCCTTTGAATGCATTTGCCGTGCCGATCGTCTCAATGAAGATATTGTGGCGTTGCTGGCGGCGATGGGCTGTTTTCGGGTGTGGCTGGGCTCGGAAAGCGGCTCGCAGCGGCTGCTGGATCAAATGAAGCGCGGCGTCAAAGCCGAGCAGGTGCAGGCCATGACCCGGCTGGCCCGGCGTTACGGCCTGGAAACCGGCATGTTCCTGATGTGGGGTTTTGAGGACGAAAACGAAGATGACATTGCCGCCACGATCGATCATGTGAAAAAAGCCAGCCCCGATCTCGTGCTGACCACGGTGAGCTATCCCATCAAGGGCACGGAATACTACCAGCGCATGGCCGGGCAAAATCTGATTGTGTCAAACGGCAAATGGCGGGAAAGCAGTGATCGTGATCATCGCATTCGCGGCCGGCACTCGCGGCGCTACTATGATTTTGCCAGTCGCTGGTTGTACGGTGAGCTGGCCATGCAGCGTCTGCGCGAAAATGGCGGCGGCAGTTGGCTGGCGCGGGCGCGCGCGGCGGTGCAGGCCAAAATCGGCAAACTCGGCATGGTCTGGACCGCCCATGAGCGGGAAGCGTGA
- a CDS encoding VCBS repeat-containing protein produces the protein MELENQPSAFAAMRRHFNRAGSRFAAIVAFLLIGCEQHNFPPGHFFRATSAETVSSPAAGDFNRDGRLEIVIASFDGFCYVLDDSLRDLPNWPQRLAGGAFSSPALWDVDGDHQPEIFIGGNDGRLHGWQRDGRCVAGFPIDLGYRLWSSPVIIADSLLAIGGREQMFLFDRHGRPASGWPQSMQGWAMATPAWHDDLLVITTLTLGEASRGYIHAWHLSGAPYPGFPVRLPMDAPAPPSLADLNGDGRVEIIAGDESGLLHVLQLDGSALPPFPRLVGRGIHANPVVSDLDQNGKPDLVFSTTDGAVHAWSATGDCLLGWPVRLGYEMNSSAAVVALPAGELGVIIGGGDHLLHGFTAGGRPLPGFPIACGAEVQASPLVADLDGNGRREIVAGAHNGIHLLRDVLPAGGAALQSQEWPMFRHDGQRRGRGGR, from the coding sequence ATGGAACTCGAGAACCAGCCTTCAGCCTTTGCCGCGATGCGCCGGCACTTCAACCGCGCAGGCAGCAGATTCGCCGCGATCGTCGCATTCCTGTTGATCGGTTGCGAGCAACACAACTTCCCGCCGGGCCATTTCTTTCGCGCCACCTCCGCGGAAACCGTATCCTCGCCCGCGGCCGGAGATTTCAACCGCGACGGCCGTCTGGAGATCGTCATCGCCTCATTCGACGGCTTTTGCTACGTGCTCGATGATTCCCTGCGCGATCTGCCCAACTGGCCGCAGCGTCTTGCCGGCGGTGCGTTTTCCTCGCCGGCATTGTGGGATGTGGACGGCGATCACCAACCGGAGATTTTCATCGGCGGCAATGACGGCCGTTTGCATGGCTGGCAGCGCGACGGGAGGTGCGTTGCCGGCTTCCCGATCGACCTCGGCTATCGCCTCTGGTCTTCGCCGGTGATCATTGCGGATTCCCTGCTCGCGATTGGCGGCCGCGAACAAATGTTCTTGTTTGACCGGCACGGCCGGCCCGCATCCGGCTGGCCGCAGAGCATGCAAGGTTGGGCCATGGCGACTCCCGCCTGGCATGATGATTTGCTGGTGATCACCACCCTGACCCTCGGCGAAGCGAGCCGCGGTTATATTCATGCCTGGCATCTCTCCGGTGCGCCTTATCCCGGTTTCCCGGTTCGCCTGCCGATGGATGCGCCGGCTCCGCCCAGCCTGGCGGATTTGAATGGCGACGGCCGCGTGGAAATCATCGCCGGCGACGAAAGCGGCTTGCTGCATGTGCTGCAACTGGATGGCAGCGCGTTGCCGCCGTTTCCGCGACTGGTGGGCAGGGGCATTCATGCGAACCCGGTGGTGAGTGATCTCGATCAGAACGGCAAACCCGACCTGGTGTTCAGCACCACCGACGGCGCGGTGCATGCCTGGAGCGCCACCGGCGATTGCCTGCTGGGCTGGCCGGTGCGTCTGGGGTACGAAATGAACAGCTCAGCGGCTGTGGTTGCCCTGCCGGCGGGCGAACTGGGCGTGATCATCGGCGGCGGTGATCATCTGCTGCACGGCTTCACGGCCGGCGGCAGGCCGCTGCCCGGTTTTCCGATTGCCTGTGGCGCGGAGGTCCAGGCCTCGCCGCTGGTGGCTGATTTGGACGGCAACGGCCGGCGCGAGATCGTTGCCGGCGCACACAATGGGATTCATCTCCTGCGCGATGTGTTGCCGGCCGGCGGCGCAGCGTTGCAGTCGCAAGAGTGGCCGATGTTCCGGCATGACGGGCAGCGCCGCGGCCGTGGCGGGAGGTGA
- a CDS encoding aminotransferase class V-fold PLP-dependent enzyme, with translation MYNRRSFLGTLGGAAAALLALPALRPARWQAVYDAFAGETRPPAEVASDEALWFEVQQAFTVDRSLINLNNGGVSPSPAIVQAAVKRHLDFSNQAPVYTMWQILEPEREGVRQRLARTFGCDAEEIAVTRNASEGLQICQFGFDLAPGDEVLTTNQDYPRMITSWQQRERRDRIKLRQFSLPVPCEDPALIVSLFEKNITPRTRLILMCHMINLTGQILPVKEVVQMARRRGIPVIVDGAHAFAHFAFTQADLDCDYYATSLHKWLCAPHGTGMLYVRRDRIKSLWPMMAAPALLDDNIRKFEEIGTHPAANFLAIAEALTFHQGIGAQRKEARLIYLRDRWAKRLLQHERVRLHTSLKPGFAGGLATVQIQGVDSVALTRHLWEQHRIIVVPIKHAEFEGIRVTPNVYTTLEEIDRFADAMEQVIKHGLPKT, from the coding sequence ATGTACAATCGCCGTTCATTTTTAGGGACTCTGGGTGGCGCCGCCGCCGCCCTGCTGGCTCTGCCCGCCCTGCGGCCGGCACGCTGGCAGGCGGTGTATGATGCATTTGCCGGCGAAACGCGGCCGCCGGCGGAAGTGGCGAGCGATGAAGCGCTCTGGTTCGAAGTGCAGCAGGCTTTCACGGTCGACCGCAGCCTGATCAATCTCAACAACGGCGGTGTCAGCCCCTCGCCCGCCATCGTGCAAGCCGCCGTGAAACGCCATCTCGATTTTTCCAACCAGGCGCCGGTCTACACCATGTGGCAAATTCTCGAGCCGGAGCGAGAGGGTGTGCGGCAGCGGCTGGCACGCACCTTCGGCTGCGACGCGGAGGAAATCGCGGTGACGCGCAATGCCTCCGAGGGCCTGCAGATTTGCCAGTTCGGTTTCGATCTCGCGCCGGGGGACGAGGTGCTCACCACCAACCAGGATTATCCCCGCATGATCACCTCCTGGCAGCAGCGCGAACGGCGCGACCGCATCAAACTGCGTCAGTTTTCACTGCCGGTGCCGTGCGAGGATCCCGCTCTGATCGTTTCTCTTTTTGAAAAGAACATCACGCCACGGACCCGGCTCATTCTCATGTGCCACATGATCAATCTCACCGGCCAGATTCTGCCGGTGAAGGAGGTGGTGCAGATGGCGCGCCGCCGCGGCATTCCGGTGATCGTCGATGGAGCGCATGCCTTCGCCCACTTCGCTTTCACGCAGGCCGATTTGGACTGCGACTATTACGCCACCAGCCTGCACAAATGGCTGTGCGCGCCGCACGGCACCGGCATGCTTTATGTCCGCCGCGACAGAATCAAAAGTCTGTGGCCAATGATGGCCGCGCCCGCCCTCCTGGACGACAACATCCGCAAGTTCGAGGAGATCGGCACGCATCCGGCAGCCAACTTCCTCGCCATCGCCGAGGCGCTCACATTTCATCAGGGCATCGGCGCCCAACGCAAGGAAGCCCGCCTGATTTATTTGCGCGACCGCTGGGCCAAACGGCTGCTGCAGCACGAGCGCGTGCGACTGCACACCAGCCTGAAGCCGGGGTTTGCCGGCGGTCTGGCCACCGTGCAAATCCAGGGCGTCGATTCCGTGGCGCTCACACGCCATTTGTGGGAACAGCACCGCATCATCGTGGTGCCCATCAAGCATGCCGAGTTCGAGGGCATCCGCGTCACCCCCAATGTTTACACCACGCTCGAAGAAATCGACCGTTTCGCGGACGCCATGGAACAGGTGATCAAACACGGACTGCCGAAAACGTGA
- a CDS encoding methyltransferase domain-containing protein: MHEQIYHWLGVLRCSVCRGPLELAADGPARILCCRRCGSNFDIHHGIPRLLVPERSAAVASFCAQYDELRLREGWASTVPGYYQHLPFCDLSGTHVAEWRRRAQSFQFLLRWLQQNHGGRSLRILELGAGSGWLSRRLADQHAVLALDVNAGPHGLAALPAEQRRFLAVQAELEQPPLASASFDLVIANASLHYARDLTQCFAEVARVLRPGGQFLVMDSPVYPTAEAAHAAAARSTAYYTEHGVPELARHYGGLTEALFTTQKLFRFSRQRRDFVTRELVRKWVREKTGGAVAARFPVWIGGRLPQPQENWQPGRPRAGAVLVHNRHLLTYHCLVKGRDVWRIPGGGIEPNETPEQAVQRELHEELGLTIALQRRFGPYHQPHKADWYFLASTDSAELPRNHARPPEDNCLVQWLSLARLADFDIDPSALKWELVEYFSHHLT, from the coding sequence ATGCATGAACAAATCTATCACTGGCTCGGGGTCTTGCGTTGTTCCGTCTGTCGCGGGCCGCTGGAGTTGGCTGCCGACGGCCCGGCGCGAATCTTGTGCTGCCGGCGATGCGGCAGCAACTTTGACATTCACCACGGCATCCCCCGTCTGCTCGTGCCGGAGCGCAGCGCCGCAGTGGCCTCTTTTTGCGCGCAATACGATGAGTTGCGGCTGCGCGAAGGCTGGGCCAGCACGGTGCCCGGCTACTATCAGCATCTGCCGTTTTGCGATCTCAGCGGAACCCATGTCGCCGAGTGGCGGCGGCGGGCGCAGTCATTTCAATTCCTGCTGCGCTGGCTGCAGCAAAACCACGGCGGCCGCAGCCTGCGCATTTTGGAGCTCGGCGCCGGCAGTGGCTGGCTCAGCCGCCGGCTCGCGGATCAACATGCCGTGCTCGCTCTGGACGTGAACGCGGGGCCGCATGGCCTGGCGGCGTTGCCGGCGGAGCAGCGGCGCTTTCTTGCCGTGCAAGCCGAACTCGAGCAGCCACCGCTCGCTTCCGCCAGTTTTGACCTCGTGATTGCAAACGCCAGCCTGCACTATGCCCGCGATCTGACACAATGCTTCGCGGAAGTGGCGCGTGTGCTGCGGCCCGGCGGGCAATTCCTCGTGATGGATTCACCCGTCTATCCCACCGCCGAAGCGGCGCACGCCGCGGCTGCACGCAGCACCGCCTATTACACCGAACACGGCGTGCCCGAGCTGGCCCGGCATTACGGCGGCCTGACCGAGGCACTTTTCACCACGCAAAAACTGTTTCGCTTCTCGCGTCAGCGCCGTGACTTTGTCACGCGTGAACTGGTGCGGAAATGGGTGCGTGAGAAAACCGGCGGGGCCGTGGCCGCCCGCTTTCCGGTTTGGATCGGCGGGCGTTTGCCGCAACCGCAGGAAAACTGGCAGCCGGGGCGACCGCGCGCCGGCGCCGTGCTGGTGCACAACCGGCACTTGCTCACCTATCATTGCCTCGTCAAAGGCCGTGACGTGTGGCGCATTCCCGGCGGCGGCATCGAACCCAATGAAACGCCGGAGCAGGCGGTGCAGCGGGAATTGCATGAAGAACTCGGCCTCACGATTGCCCTGCAACGCAGGTTCGGGCCCTATCATCAGCCGCACAAAGCGGATTGGTATTTCCTCGCGAGCACGGACAGTGCGGAACTGCCCCGCAATCACGCCCGGCCGCCCGAAGACAACTGCCTGGTGCAGTGGCTGTCGCTGGCCAGGCTCGCGGATTTTGACATTGACCCGTCCGCGTTGAAGTGGGAGCTGGTGGAATATTTCAGTCATCATCTCACTTAA